The following are encoded together in the Lathyrus oleraceus cultivar Zhongwan6 chromosome 3, CAAS_Psat_ZW6_1.0, whole genome shotgun sequence genome:
- the LOC127131717 gene encoding uncharacterized protein LOC127131717 — MPSYAKFRKEIISNKKKLEDNENVMLTAKCSAIIQNNMPPKLKDRCSFSIPCVIGKFIIEKSLCDLGTSVSLMPLSTCEKLNLGELRTTKMSLKLADRSIKFLVGMLENVPVRIGKFYIPTDFMIMDIKEDSHIPIILGRPFLATVGAIIDVKKGRLTF; from the coding sequence atgccctcatatgctaaattccGTAAAGAGATTATATCCAACAAGAAAAAACTTGAGGACAATGAAAACGTTATGCTTACTGCAAAGTGTAGCGCTATCATTCAAAACAACATGCCTCCTAAACTGAAAGACCGTTGTAGCTTTTCTATACCATGTGTAATCGGGAAGTTTATCATAGAAAAATCTCTATGTGATTTAGGAACCAGTGTTAGTTTAATGCCCTTATCCACATGCGAAAAACTCAATCTAGGAGAATTAAGAACAACAAAGATGTCTCTAAAACTAGCTGACCGTTCCATTAAATTTCTCGTAGGTATGCTAGAGAACGTTCCCGTTCGTATAGGAAAATTCTATATTCCTACCGACTTTATGATAATGGATATAAAAGAGGATTCCCACATCCCTATTATCTTAGGAAGACCCTTTTTAGCAACAGTCGGAGCCATCATAGATGTGAAGAAAGGAAGGCTAACATTCTAA